The following are encoded in a window of Flavobacterium cupriresistens genomic DNA:
- a CDS encoding DUF6660 family protein, translating to MKWINIILSVYLIVLSSLPCADTLATDATTPATEKVSQIDDQSHEKGSDLCPPFCSCNCCAVQILSTTPVISFSFNKPTLLIKKPLSSYHSILTSNFYGSIWQPPQIV from the coding sequence GTGAAATGGATTAATATCATATTATCAGTTTACTTAATCGTGCTATCGTCTTTGCCTTGTGCAGATACGCTAGCTACTGATGCAACTACACCTGCAACAGAAAAAGTAAGCCAAATTGATGATCAGTCTCACGAAAAAGGATCGGATCTTTGTCCGCCATTTTGCAGCTGTAATTGTTGCGCTGTGCAAATACTAAGCACAACTCCTGTTATTTCATTCTCTTTTAATAAGCCTACACTACTTATTAAAAAACCTTTATCCTCTTACCATTCCATTCTTACTTCTAATTTTTACGGAAGTATCTGGCAACCGCCTCAGATAGTATAA
- a CDS encoding CusA/CzcA family heavy metal efflux RND transporter: protein MLDNIIQFSIKNKFIILLITLILIAWGSYSLKNLPLDALPDITNNQVQIITTAPTLASQEVEQLITYPLEQSVKTIPKVIELRSISRFGLSVVTVVFEEGADTYWAREQVFQRLKQAEEIIPKYAGTPELAPVSTGLGEIYQYDVYAKKGYEDKYNATSLRTIQDWIIVPQLQGVKGVAEVSTWGGSVKQYEISVDPNRLNSAGVTITEIFDALEKNNQNTGGAYIEKDEFAYFIRGVGMASGIKDIGNIVVKNRNATPILIRDIATVQLGNAIRFGATTKDGKGEIVGGLTLMLKGENSKAVVERVKEKMIQINKMLPEGVVAEAFIDRSKLVDNAIGTVTKNLLEGALIVIFVLILFLGNLRAGLIVASVIPLAMLFAVILMNAFGVSGNLMSLGAIDFGIIVDGAVIIVEATMHHLQKLKKKRELTQSEMNEEVYASASKIRNSAAFGEIIILIVYLPILALIGTEGKMFKPMAMTVGFAVIGAFILSLTYVPMMSALFLSKSTEHKPNFSDRMMAWFEKLYTPLLEKALRFKKAVLGIAVALFALSLIIFQNMGGEFIPTIEEGDLAINATIMTGSSLSQMIKTTTEYEKMLKAKFPEIKTIVTKIGSGEIPTDPMPIESGDLIIVLKEKKEWTSADNWQDLAQLMKAEMEKIPGANIEVSQPIQMRFNELMTGSRSDIAIKIFGDNLDVLERKANELIKKINKIEGIGDLKADKVSGLPQITIKYDYDKIALYGLNIEDLNKILRSSFAGEAAGKIYEENRRFDIVVRMNKDNRNDIADVSNLFIPLPNGQQVPLSQVATVEYEQGPVQVIREDGKRRITIGLNVRGRDVKSVVEEIQQKLDKNFKLPAGYYVTYGGQFENLIEANKRLSIALPIALSLILVLLYFTFKSTKQAALIFTAIPLSAIGGVFALWMRGMPFSISAGIGFIALFGIAVLNGIVLISYFNQLKTEGITDPLQRVLIGTKTRLRPVLMTAAVASLGFLPMALSTSGGAEVQKPLATVVIGGLFSATLLTLIVLPILYLLSEKKINLKAKMTKSIATVFLLLISSFSFAQNQQTVTLEKAIEIAKSNNINLKIADKEVEKQTILKKTAFQPDALQIQYQGGQFNSVDYDSNVSVQQYFPIGKITKANRQLQEELVKLAEKRKAMSAYEIEKAVTLAYYQYLYGVSIQKLNTELFNIYALFLKNAELRFKTGESGNIEVISAKAKVKEIETQKEQLAYDLTIYQKQLQFFVQTKEDIVPDTTTSLQFTTLADSNKSKVENLMTEYYQQQISVYQKEANTYKALRTPKLGLGYFAQTIDTKSLFQGFTAGLQIPLFGGVNTARAKAAAINITQSELELEKNKFSLELQIQELNNDFEKQQKGLSYYQKEGLQYAEQIITTAQKSYSNGDMSYWTYISFLNQAIDIKKQYAETLNMYNQSAIRLQFPSISNN from the coding sequence ATGCTAGATAACATTATACAATTTAGTATAAAGAATAAATTCATTATACTTCTAATTACCCTGATTCTTATAGCCTGGGGAAGTTATTCCCTTAAAAACCTACCGTTGGATGCTCTCCCTGATATTACCAACAATCAGGTGCAGATTATCACTACAGCGCCAACATTGGCAAGCCAAGAAGTAGAACAATTGATCACCTACCCACTTGAACAGTCGGTAAAAACGATACCAAAAGTAATCGAACTGCGAAGTATTTCCCGTTTTGGACTATCAGTTGTTACGGTTGTATTTGAAGAAGGTGCCGATACGTATTGGGCACGTGAACAAGTTTTTCAAAGGCTTAAACAAGCCGAGGAAATCATTCCTAAATATGCCGGAACACCCGAATTAGCTCCTGTTTCAACGGGTCTTGGTGAAATTTACCAATATGACGTGTATGCCAAAAAAGGCTATGAGGACAAGTACAATGCAACCAGCTTAAGAACCATTCAGGACTGGATTATTGTACCTCAACTACAAGGCGTAAAAGGCGTTGCCGAAGTAAGCACCTGGGGAGGAAGCGTAAAACAATACGAAATTTCCGTTGATCCCAACCGATTGAATAGTGCCGGCGTTACCATTACAGAAATTTTTGACGCGCTCGAAAAAAACAATCAGAATACAGGTGGTGCTTATATTGAAAAAGATGAATTTGCTTATTTCATTCGTGGAGTCGGAATGGCGTCAGGAATTAAAGATATTGGAAATATTGTGGTTAAAAACCGAAATGCAACTCCTATTCTAATTCGCGATATCGCAACCGTGCAACTCGGAAATGCGATTCGTTTTGGTGCCACTACCAAAGACGGAAAAGGTGAAATTGTGGGTGGACTAACCCTTATGCTTAAAGGAGAAAATTCGAAAGCTGTTGTGGAACGTGTCAAAGAAAAAATGATTCAGATCAACAAAATGTTGCCTGAAGGTGTTGTTGCCGAAGCTTTTATTGACAGAAGTAAATTGGTTGATAATGCTATTGGAACGGTTACTAAAAATCTACTTGAAGGAGCTTTAATCGTCATTTTTGTATTGATCTTATTCTTAGGAAATCTTCGTGCGGGATTAATCGTCGCTTCTGTGATTCCTTTGGCCATGCTTTTTGCTGTAATTCTGATGAATGCATTTGGCGTCAGCGGAAACCTTATGAGTCTTGGGGCAATCGACTTTGGGATTATAGTCGATGGTGCCGTAATTATTGTCGAAGCCACCATGCACCACTTGCAAAAACTCAAGAAAAAAAGAGAGCTAACACAATCTGAAATGAATGAAGAAGTTTATGCTTCGGCTTCAAAAATCAGAAACAGTGCTGCTTTTGGGGAGATTATTATCTTAATTGTGTACCTGCCTATTTTAGCTTTGATCGGAACTGAAGGAAAAATGTTCAAACCAATGGCTATGACCGTAGGTTTTGCAGTTATAGGAGCTTTTATTCTATCCCTGACTTATGTCCCTATGATGAGTGCTTTATTCCTGTCTAAAAGCACAGAACATAAACCGAATTTCAGCGACCGAATGATGGCTTGGTTCGAAAAATTATATACGCCGCTTTTAGAAAAAGCATTACGTTTTAAAAAAGCGGTTTTAGGTATTGCTGTGGCCTTATTTGCTCTTTCTCTGATCATCTTTCAAAACATGGGAGGAGAATTTATCCCTACTATCGAAGAGGGCGATTTAGCCATTAATGCTACAATTATGACCGGAAGTTCTTTATCACAAATGATCAAAACAACAACGGAATATGAAAAAATGTTGAAGGCAAAATTTCCGGAGATTAAAACCATCGTTACAAAGATCGGTAGTGGTGAAATTCCAACCGACCCTATGCCAATAGAAAGTGGTGATTTGATTATTGTTTTGAAGGAAAAAAAGGAATGGACAAGTGCCGACAACTGGCAAGATTTAGCTCAATTGATGAAAGCTGAAATGGAAAAAATCCCCGGAGCCAACATCGAAGTTTCACAGCCGATACAAATGCGTTTCAACGAATTAATGACCGGTAGCCGAAGCGATATTGCCATCAAAATATTTGGTGACAACCTCGATGTTCTGGAAAGAAAAGCCAATGAACTAATTAAGAAAATCAATAAAATCGAAGGTATCGGCGATCTAAAAGCCGACAAAGTAAGTGGGTTACCTCAGATTACCATTAAATACGATTACGATAAAATTGCCTTGTATGGTTTAAATATTGAAGACTTAAACAAGATACTTCGCTCTTCTTTTGCAGGGGAAGCAGCCGGTAAAATTTATGAAGAAAACAGACGATTTGATATTGTAGTTCGAATGAACAAAGACAATCGAAACGACATCGCTGATGTGAGCAATCTGTTTATTCCGTTACCAAACGGACAGCAGGTACCGCTTTCGCAAGTGGCGACTGTAGAATACGAACAAGGTCCTGTACAAGTAATTCGCGAAGACGGTAAACGCAGAATTACCATTGGACTGAATGTTCGTGGACGTGATGTGAAAAGTGTTGTAGAAGAAATTCAACAAAAACTGGATAAAAACTTCAAACTGCCTGCCGGATATTATGTGACTTACGGAGGGCAATTTGAAAATCTTATCGAAGCCAACAAACGTCTTTCTATTGCTTTACCAATTGCACTGAGCTTAATTTTAGTGCTACTTTATTTTACTTTTAAAAGCACCAAACAAGCGGCTTTGATTTTTACCGCGATTCCGCTTTCGGCCATCGGTGGTGTATTTGCCTTATGGATGCGTGGTATGCCTTTTAGTATTTCAGCAGGAATTGGTTTTATCGCGCTGTTTGGAATCGCAGTTCTTAACGGAATTGTTTTGATTTCTTATTTCAATCAATTAAAAACAGAAGGAATCACTGATCCGCTGCAACGTGTATTAATTGGAACAAAAACAAGATTACGTCCCGTTTTAATGACAGCAGCAGTAGCTTCTTTAGGATTTTTGCCAATGGCATTATCTACGAGCGGTGGTGCCGAAGTTCAAAAACCATTAGCGACGGTTGTAATTGGTGGTTTATTCTCCGCAACCTTACTAACGTTAATTGTTTTACCTATACTCTATTTATTGTCTGAAAAAAAAATTAATCTAAAAGCAAAAATGACAAAATCAATAGCAACTGTTTTTTTACTACTGATCAGCAGTTTTTCTTTTGCTCAAAACCAACAGACCGTTACATTGGAAAAAGCAATCGAAATAGCAAAATCTAATAACATCAATTTAAAAATTGCCGATAAAGAAGTAGAAAAACAAACGATCCTTAAAAAGACTGCTTTTCAACCCGATGCTTTGCAGATACAGTACCAAGGCGGACAGTTTAACAGTGTCGATTATGATAGCAATGTTTCTGTGCAGCAGTATTTCCCAATCGGAAAAATCACCAAAGCGAACCGACAATTGCAGGAAGAATTGGTGAAATTGGCTGAAAAACGAAAAGCCATGTCTGCCTATGAAATTGAAAAGGCAGTAACATTAGCTTACTATCAATATTTATACGGCGTTTCTATTCAAAAATTAAATACCGAATTGTTCAATATTTATGCTTTATTTCTAAAAAATGCAGAGCTGCGTTTTAAGACCGGCGAAAGCGGAAATATCGAAGTAATTAGTGCCAAGGCTAAAGTCAAAGAAATTGAAACTCAAAAAGAGCAGCTAGCCTACGATTTGACTATTTATCAAAAACAGTTGCAGTTTTTTGTTCAAACTAAAGAAGATATTGTGCCTGATACCACGACCTCTTTACAGTTTACAACACTTGCAGATTCCAACAAGTCTAAAGTAGAAAACCTAATGACAGAGTACTATCAGCAACAAATTTCGGTGTATCAGAAAGAAGCGAATACCTATAAAGCACTACGAACACCAAAACTGGGTTTAGGGTACTTTGCACAAACCATTGATACTAAATCTTTGTTTCAGGGATTTACGGCGGGTTTACAAATTCCGCTGTTTGGTGGCGTTAATACCGCTAGAGCCAAAGCCGCAGCGATAAACATTACACAATCAGAATTGGAGTTAGAGAAAAATAAATTCTCTTTGGAATTACAAATACAAGAATTGAATAACGATTTTGAAAAACAACAAAAAGGGCTGTCTTATTATCAAAAAGAAGGCCTGCAATATGCCGAGCAGATTATTACAACAGCCCAGAAAAGCTATTCAAATGGCGATATGAGCTATTGGACTTATATCAGTTTTTTAAATCAGGCCATTGACATAAAAAAACAATATGCCGAGACTTTGAATATGTACAATCAAAGTGCCATTCGTTTACAATTCCCTTCTATTTCTAATAACTAA